A genome region from Manihot esculenta cultivar AM560-2 chromosome 5, M.esculenta_v8, whole genome shotgun sequence includes the following:
- the LOC110615213 gene encoding chloride channel protein CLC-f isoform X1, giving the protein MGGGERGEYNDEKFMLISNSDRGEDGDGGEDLEDQGITSTPNSLSKGASGGAIKDLFLKHLDRSFPARCLSSFKRLEKDTSRDLSPRPHSHSHNPNRNRDDFGGHHDDDVLGDSAPPEWVLLLLGCLLGLASGLCVAAFNTGVHVIHEWAWSGTPNEGAAYLRLQRLADTWHRILLIPVTGSVIVGMMHGLLEILDQIRQTSITSPSHRQGIDLVAGVFPTIKAIQAAVTLGTGCSLGPEGPSVDIGKSCANGLLLMMENNREREIALVAAGAAAGIASGFNAAVAGCFFAIETVLRPRRAENSPPFTTAMIILASVISSTVSNVVLGTQSAFTVPPYDLKSAAELPLYLILGMLCGVVSVAFTRLVSWFTDAFEFIKEKFALPAVFCPALGGLGAGIIALRYPGILYWGFTNVEEILRTGKSASAPGIWLLTQLAVAKVVATSLCKGSGLVGGLYAPSLMIGAAVGAVFGGSAAEIINSAIPGNAAVAQPQAYALVGMAATLASVCSVPLTSVLLLFELTKDYRIILPLMGAVGLAIWVPSVANQTKDTEASNKRALTRGYSSLSNSEDINEVWRRTDGGGDLELSVVENASDYEAITQDLLLEDLKVSRAMSKNYVKVSMSSTLKEAIDCMHNSKQNCVLVVDDEDLLDGILTYGDIRQLSNKSDEDAIGDSTITDVNTCLVSSICTRGISYRGQDRGLLTCYPDTDLAIAKELMEAKGVKQLPVVKRCRGSWKERKRRIVAVLHYDSIWSCLREEIARIEKKVVLTR; this is encoded by the exons ATGGGAGGAGGAGAAAGAGGAGAATACAACGATGAAAAATTTATGTTGATATCAAATAGTGACAGAGGAGAAGACGGCGATGGTGGCGAGGACTTGGAAGATCAAGGCATCACCAGTACGCCTAATAGTCTCAGCAAAGGAGCAAGCGGCGGTGCTATTAAGGATCTCTTCCTCAAACACTTGGATCGAAGCTTTCCCGCTCGCTGCCTCTCCAGTTTTAAGCGTCTGGAGAAGGATACTAGTAGAGATTTGTCCCCGCGTCCTCATTCTCATTCTCATAATCCCAATCGTAATCGTGACGATTTTGGTGGACATCATGATGATGATGTTCTCGGGGATAGCGCACCTCCCGAGTGGGTTTTGCTTCTTCTTGGTTGCCTTCTTGGCCTCGCCTCTGGTCTCTGTGTCGCTGCTTTTAATACAGGG GTTCATGTTATACATGAATGGGCTTGGTCTGGGACTCCTAATGAGGGTGCTGCATATCTTCGTCTGCAGAGGTTGGCTGACACTTGGCATCGAATTCTTTTGATTCCAGTCACAGGGAGTGTTATTGTTGGGATGATGCATGGCTTACTGGAGATATTAGACCAAATAAGACAGACTAGTATTACCAGTCCTTCCCACAGACAAGGTATTGATTTGGTTGCTGGAGTTTTCCCCACGATAAAGGCCATTCAAGCTGCTGTGACTCTAGGTACTGGTTGTTCTTTGGGTCCTGAAGGCCCTAGTGTCGATATTGGAAAATCGTGTGCCAATGGACTTTTGTTAATGATGGAAAACAACAGAGAAAGGGAGATAGCTCTTGTTGCAGCTGGTGCGGCAGCTGGGATTGCTTCAG GTTTTAATGCAGCTGTTGCTGGTTGTTTCTTTGCTATTGAAACTGTGTTAAGGCCACGACGTGCTGAAAATTCTCCTCCATTTACAACTGCAATGATAATATTGGCTTCTGTTATATCATCAACTGTTTCAAATGTCGTACTTGGTACACAATCAGCTTTCACAGTGCCACCATATGATTTGAAATCTGCTGCTG AACTACCTTTGTACCTGATCTTGGGCATGCTCTGTGGTGTTGTAAGTGTGGCGTTTACTCGCTTGGTCTCTTGGTTCACCGATGCATTTGAGTTCATCAAGGAAAAATTTGCGCTCCCTGCTGTTTTTTGTCCTGCTTTAGGCGGTTTAGGAGCTGGGATAATTGCTCTCAGGTATCCTGGGATACTATACTGGGGTTTCACAAATGTTGAAGAAATTTTACGTACTGGGAAAAGTGCTTCAGCTCCAGGAATCTGGCTGTTAACCCAACTAGCAGTAGCCAAAGTCGTGGCTACATCTCTGTGTAAGGGTTCAGGTCTTGTAGGTGGCCTTTATGCACCAAGTTTGATGATTGGTGCTGCTGTTGGTGCTGTATTTGGGGGTTCAGCTGCTGAAATTATCAATTCAGCCATTCCTGGAAACGCTGCTGTTGCTCAGCCGCAAGCATATGCATTA GTTGGAATGGCTGCTACATTAGCTTCAGTTTGTTCAGTGCCATTGACATCAGTTCTCCTGCTGTTTGAGTTGACAAAAGACTACAGGATAATCCTTCCCCTCATG GGAGCTGTTGGATTAGCAATATGGGTTCCTTCTGTGGCCAACCAGACGAAAGATACTGAAGCATCTAATAAACGAGCTTTGACAAGGGGTTATTCTTCTCTCTCAAATTCTGAAGACATAAATGAAGTCTGGAGAAGAACTGACGGTGGAGGTGATCTAGAACTCTCTGTTGTAGAGAATGCTTCTGATTATGAAGCAATCACTCAAGATTTGCTTTTGGAAGATCTGAAG GTTTCTAGGGCCATGTCAAAGAACTATGTAAAGGTTTCAATGTCCTCAACACTGAAAGAAGCTATTGATTGTATGCATAACAGCAAGCAGAATTGTGTACTTGTGGTTGATGATGAAGATTTACTGGACGGAATTCTAACATATGGTGACATTAGACAGTTGTCTAATAAGTCTGATGAAGATGCTATAGGTGATTCAACAATTACAGAC GTAAATACCTGTCTTGTTTCATCCATATGTACCCGAGGGATAAGCTACAGAGGTCAAGATCGCGGGCTTTTGACCTGCTATCCAGACACTGATTTGGCAATTGCCAAGGAGCTAATGGAGGCCAAAGGGGTCAAGCAGTTGCCTGTTGTTAAGCGGTGTAGAGGCTCCTGGAAAGAAAGGAAGCGAAGAATTGTTGCTGTCCTTCATTACGATTCAATTTGGAGTTGTCTCAG AGAGGAGATAGCTCGTATAGAAAAGAAAGTAGTCTTGACACGATAA
- the LOC110615213 gene encoding chloride channel protein CLC-f isoform X2 produces the protein MGGGERGEYNDEKFMLISNSDRGEDGDGGEDLEDQGITSTPNSLSKGASGGAIKDLFLKHLDRSFPARCLSSFKRLEKDTSRDLSPRPHSHSHNPNRNRDDFGGHHDDDVLGDSAPPEWVLLLLGCLLGLASGLCVAAFNTGRLADTWHRILLIPVTGSVIVGMMHGLLEILDQIRQTSITSPSHRQGIDLVAGVFPTIKAIQAAVTLGTGCSLGPEGPSVDIGKSCANGLLLMMENNREREIALVAAGAAAGIASGFNAAVAGCFFAIETVLRPRRAENSPPFTTAMIILASVISSTVSNVVLGTQSAFTVPPYDLKSAAELPLYLILGMLCGVVSVAFTRLVSWFTDAFEFIKEKFALPAVFCPALGGLGAGIIALRYPGILYWGFTNVEEILRTGKSASAPGIWLLTQLAVAKVVATSLCKGSGLVGGLYAPSLMIGAAVGAVFGGSAAEIINSAIPGNAAVAQPQAYALVGMAATLASVCSVPLTSVLLLFELTKDYRIILPLMGAVGLAIWVPSVANQTKDTEASNKRALTRGYSSLSNSEDINEVWRRTDGGGDLELSVVENASDYEAITQDLLLEDLKVSRAMSKNYVKVSMSSTLKEAIDCMHNSKQNCVLVVDDEDLLDGILTYGDIRQLSNKSDEDAIGDSTITDVNTCLVSSICTRGISYRGQDRGLLTCYPDTDLAIAKELMEAKGVKQLPVVKRCRGSWKERKRRIVAVLHYDSIWSCLREEIARIEKKVVLTR, from the exons ATGGGAGGAGGAGAAAGAGGAGAATACAACGATGAAAAATTTATGTTGATATCAAATAGTGACAGAGGAGAAGACGGCGATGGTGGCGAGGACTTGGAAGATCAAGGCATCACCAGTACGCCTAATAGTCTCAGCAAAGGAGCAAGCGGCGGTGCTATTAAGGATCTCTTCCTCAAACACTTGGATCGAAGCTTTCCCGCTCGCTGCCTCTCCAGTTTTAAGCGTCTGGAGAAGGATACTAGTAGAGATTTGTCCCCGCGTCCTCATTCTCATTCTCATAATCCCAATCGTAATCGTGACGATTTTGGTGGACATCATGATGATGATGTTCTCGGGGATAGCGCACCTCCCGAGTGGGTTTTGCTTCTTCTTGGTTGCCTTCTTGGCCTCGCCTCTGGTCTCTGTGTCGCTGCTTTTAATACAGGG AGGTTGGCTGACACTTGGCATCGAATTCTTTTGATTCCAGTCACAGGGAGTGTTATTGTTGGGATGATGCATGGCTTACTGGAGATATTAGACCAAATAAGACAGACTAGTATTACCAGTCCTTCCCACAGACAAGGTATTGATTTGGTTGCTGGAGTTTTCCCCACGATAAAGGCCATTCAAGCTGCTGTGACTCTAGGTACTGGTTGTTCTTTGGGTCCTGAAGGCCCTAGTGTCGATATTGGAAAATCGTGTGCCAATGGACTTTTGTTAATGATGGAAAACAACAGAGAAAGGGAGATAGCTCTTGTTGCAGCTGGTGCGGCAGCTGGGATTGCTTCAG GTTTTAATGCAGCTGTTGCTGGTTGTTTCTTTGCTATTGAAACTGTGTTAAGGCCACGACGTGCTGAAAATTCTCCTCCATTTACAACTGCAATGATAATATTGGCTTCTGTTATATCATCAACTGTTTCAAATGTCGTACTTGGTACACAATCAGCTTTCACAGTGCCACCATATGATTTGAAATCTGCTGCTG AACTACCTTTGTACCTGATCTTGGGCATGCTCTGTGGTGTTGTAAGTGTGGCGTTTACTCGCTTGGTCTCTTGGTTCACCGATGCATTTGAGTTCATCAAGGAAAAATTTGCGCTCCCTGCTGTTTTTTGTCCTGCTTTAGGCGGTTTAGGAGCTGGGATAATTGCTCTCAGGTATCCTGGGATACTATACTGGGGTTTCACAAATGTTGAAGAAATTTTACGTACTGGGAAAAGTGCTTCAGCTCCAGGAATCTGGCTGTTAACCCAACTAGCAGTAGCCAAAGTCGTGGCTACATCTCTGTGTAAGGGTTCAGGTCTTGTAGGTGGCCTTTATGCACCAAGTTTGATGATTGGTGCTGCTGTTGGTGCTGTATTTGGGGGTTCAGCTGCTGAAATTATCAATTCAGCCATTCCTGGAAACGCTGCTGTTGCTCAGCCGCAAGCATATGCATTA GTTGGAATGGCTGCTACATTAGCTTCAGTTTGTTCAGTGCCATTGACATCAGTTCTCCTGCTGTTTGAGTTGACAAAAGACTACAGGATAATCCTTCCCCTCATG GGAGCTGTTGGATTAGCAATATGGGTTCCTTCTGTGGCCAACCAGACGAAAGATACTGAAGCATCTAATAAACGAGCTTTGACAAGGGGTTATTCTTCTCTCTCAAATTCTGAAGACATAAATGAAGTCTGGAGAAGAACTGACGGTGGAGGTGATCTAGAACTCTCTGTTGTAGAGAATGCTTCTGATTATGAAGCAATCACTCAAGATTTGCTTTTGGAAGATCTGAAG GTTTCTAGGGCCATGTCAAAGAACTATGTAAAGGTTTCAATGTCCTCAACACTGAAAGAAGCTATTGATTGTATGCATAACAGCAAGCAGAATTGTGTACTTGTGGTTGATGATGAAGATTTACTGGACGGAATTCTAACATATGGTGACATTAGACAGTTGTCTAATAAGTCTGATGAAGATGCTATAGGTGATTCAACAATTACAGAC GTAAATACCTGTCTTGTTTCATCCATATGTACCCGAGGGATAAGCTACAGAGGTCAAGATCGCGGGCTTTTGACCTGCTATCCAGACACTGATTTGGCAATTGCCAAGGAGCTAATGGAGGCCAAAGGGGTCAAGCAGTTGCCTGTTGTTAAGCGGTGTAGAGGCTCCTGGAAAGAAAGGAAGCGAAGAATTGTTGCTGTCCTTCATTACGATTCAATTTGGAGTTGTCTCAG AGAGGAGATAGCTCGTATAGAAAAGAAAGTAGTCTTGACACGATAA